In one Carassius carassius chromosome 12, fCarCar2.1, whole genome shotgun sequence genomic region, the following are encoded:
- the LOC132154847 gene encoding ran-binding protein 9 → MSGPSSGCGFLMSVVVHGDLALSEQEKELNQRLRSLYPAVNEQETPLPRSWSPKDKFSYIGLSQNNLRVHYKGHGKTPKDAASVRATHPIPAACGVYYFEVKIISKGRDGYMGIGLSAQGVNMNRLPGWDKHSYGYHGDDGHSFCSSGTGQPYGPTFTTGDVIGCCVNLINNTCFYTKNGHSLGIAFTDLPPNLYPTVGLQTPGEVVDANFGQHPFVFDIEDYMREWRTKIQAQIDCFPIGEREGEWQAMIQKMVASYLVHHSYCATAEAFAKSTDQAVHEELASIKNRQKIQKLVLSGRMGEAIETTQELYPNLLERNPDLLFMLKVRQFIEMVNGTDSEVRCLGGRSPKSQDSYPGSPRLFNSPVHKASSSQTYQTSFDGNYCNGVSSSKGHTSAHSHKSCPPTIPSPELGVLNGSRGQLTIISTEVEMEVDHFSNGVSESSSNGFLNGSSTHGIDLEECDADMEVDSALSKRQLCGGSQAAIERMIQFGRELQSMSENLRRERGKNSANKKMLKDAFSLLAYSDPWNSPVGYQLDSIQREPVCSTLNSAILETHNLPKQPPLALAVGQAAQCLSLMARTGSGSCAFASVDDYLH, encoded by the exons ATGTCAGGACCGTCATCGGGCTGTGGGTTTCTGATGTCGGTTGTCGTCCACGGAGACTTGGCTCTCAGCGAGCAGGAAAAGGAGCTCAACCAGCGTCTTAGAAGCCTTTACCCGGCCGTCAACGAGCAGGAGACCCCACTGCCCAGATCCTGGAGCCCCAAAGACAAATTCAGCTACATCGGCCTGTCTCAAAACAACCTCCGGGTGCATTATAAAG GTCATGGAAAGACCCCAAAAGATGCGGCATCTGTCCGTGCAACACATCCTATTCCAGCTGCCTGCGGTGTCTATTACTTTGAGGTGAAAATCATCAGTAAAGGACGAGATGG GTACATGGGGATTGGCCTGTCAGCTCAAGGGGTCAACATGAACAGACTTCCAG GATGGGACAAACATTCATATGGATACCATGGTGACGACGGGCACTCCTTCTGCTCATCTGGCACTGGGCAGCCCTATGGTCCCACATTTACAACAGGCGATGTGATTGGCTGTTGTGTGAACCTCATCAACAATACCTGTTTCTACACCAAAAATGGCCAcagtcttg GGATAGCTTTTACAGATTTACCA CCCAACCTTTATCCCACAGTGGGTCTACAGACCCCAGGGGAGGTCGTGGACGCCAATTTTGGCCAGCATCCATTTGTCTTTGATATTGAGGATTACATGCGTGAATGGAGAACCAAGATCCAAGCCCAGATTGACTGCTTCCCCATTGGGGAGAGAGAAGGAGAATGGCAGGCCATGATTCAGAA AATGGTGGCCTCCTATCTGGTTCACCACAGTTACTGTGCCACCGCTGAGGCCTTTGCCAAATCAACTGACCAAGCCGTACATGAGGAACTCGCTTCTATCAAAAATAGACAGA AGATCCAGAAGCTAGTCCTATCTGGCAGAATGGGAGAGGCCATAGAGACCACTCAAGAGCTTTACCCAAACCTGTTAGAGAGAAACCCAGACCTCCTCTTTATGTTGAA aGTCAGGCAGTTCATTGAGATGGTGAATGGCACTGACAGTGAGGTCAGGTGTCTCGGTGGGAGGAGCCCTAAGTCACAGGATAGTTATCCAGGGTCCCCCCGTCTCTTCAACAGCCCTGTTCACAAAGCCAGCAGCTCCCAGACCTACCAGACAA GTTTTGATGGTAATTACTGTAATGGTGTTTCATCAAGTAAAGGCCACACCTCGGCCCATAGTCACAAGTCATGTCCGCCTACCATACCAAGCCCCGAGCTTGGTGTCCTGAATGGCAGTCGGGGCCAGCTGACCATCATCAG TACTGAGGTGGAGATGGAGGTCGATCACTTCTCAAACGGAGTGTCTGAATCCTCTTCAAATGGATTTCTGAATGGCAGCTCTACTCACGGGATAGACTTGGAGGAATGTGATGCAGATATGG AAGTGGATAGTGCTCTGTCTAAGAGGCAGTTGTGCGGAGGGAGCCAGGCAGCTATTGAGAGAATGATTCAGTTCGGCCGAGAGCTACAGAGCATGAGTGAAAACTTGCGCCGTGAGCGGGGCAAAAACTCAGCCAATAAGAAGATGCTCAAG GATGCATTCAGTCTGCTGGCATATTCAGATCCCTGGAACAGTCCTGTGGGCTACCAGCTAGACTCCATCCAGAGAGAGCCTGTCTGCTCAACACTCAACAGTGCAATATTAG
- the LOC132154848 gene encoding E3 ubiquitin-protein ligase RNF182-like gives MMGQFTEDVVGCSTTEDLECKICYCAYSLSSRRPKVLECCHCLCAKCLVKILDLGESSPNAVVCPFCRYITDLPREDVDSLPDEYNLVSALLSIQTKKHQNLNDNQGEILLSPRHLNSLVGHSASASPTSIRSNYVVITIMEPRQESIIPVSGRDYRSSSQDSMASVTQRWTVWNCAVLLCQTLARVLVWLLGLLYFSSLPLGVYLLIMQNTTMGVLMVSLVPVSLLIVMVYGLCQCLCHEFWDCVPP, from the coding sequence ATGATGGGACAGTTCACAGAGGATGTGGTGGGTTGCTCCACCACAGAGGATCTGGAATGCAAGATCTGCTACTGTGCTTACAGCCTGTCAAGTCGACGGCCCAAGGTCCTCGAGTGCTGCCATTGTCTTTGTGCCAAGTGCCTTGTCAAAATCCTTGATTTAGGCGAATCCTCTCCGAATGCAGTGGTCTGTCCGTTCTGCCGCTACATCACAGACCTTCCCAGAGAAGACGTGGACAGTCTACCAGATGAGTATAACTTGGTGTCGGCCTTGCTCTCCATCCAGACAAAGAAGCACCAGAACCTTAATGACAACCAAGGGGAGATTCTCCTCAGTCCCAGACACCTTAACTCTCTGGTGGGACATTCGGCCTCAGCTTCTCCCACCTCGATTCGTTCCAATTATGTGGTGATCACCATTATGGAGCCTCGGCAGGAGTCTATTATTCCAGTTTCGGGTAGGGATTACCGTTCTTCCAGTCAGGACTCCATGGCCTCTGTTACCCAGAGATGGACAGTTTGGAACTGTGCAGTCCTGCTGTGCCAGACTTTAGCACGCGTCCTGGTCTGGCTGCTGGGGCTGCTGTATTTCAGCTCGCTGCCTTTAGGTGTCTATCTGCTCATCATGCAGAATACCACGATGGGGGTGTTGATGGTCAGTCTGGTACCTGTTAGTCTTCTCATCGTCATGGTGTACGGCCTTTGCCAATGCCTGTGCCATGAGTTTTGGGACTGTGTACCACCATAG
- the LOC132154849 gene encoding reticulophagy regulator 1-like: protein MANLGGCDSLHASAVEPVGKSAGETSSQSLNSGGREMAEKEEEQPSGVGHPADTDPLCRISKLINWKRPLWTSALFATTNIAFWFVSLSPCRVFSLISMCVVLLVMIQLMKDVALSRSRGASLWRSMTSSWEVIDSVQEGKSGSGFPFTDFWMSLKLFIEETSSFKQQSPGKFCLLVCSMCSFLAILGRYIPGVVISYILVLGIFLWPLLSSHEFGMWLEPVLQKLDFGVGKFLQKIKENHEKRILQSQAKRESIEADLSALFPMMDSTMCKELSISDTEVSEITWTDNGTFNLSEGHTPQTENSEDSDRRSDEEVFTGGLPEFPSLENGLGTNGDDDEDLSIGMPTPPAHPSRVGSTQSDEEPAAQALEVVQRLAGDVITAAVTAAMQERLEAVVAPALVQALAEESDSEAEDFELLDQSELEQLEGELGLDRASRAETSKASKPSSGFLSKLLGHH, encoded by the exons ATGGCTAATCTGGGTGGATGCGACAGCCTGCACGCTTCAGCGGTGGAGCCGGTGGGAAAAAGCGCCGGAGAGACTTCCTCCCAGTCACTCAACTCAGGTGGAAGAGAGATGGCGGAGAAAGAGGAAGAGCAACCTTCGGGAGTCGGACACCCTGCAGACACTGATCCTCTGTGTCGTATATCAAAGCTGATTAACTGGAAGAGACCGTTATGGACTTCCGCTCTTTTCGCAACTACAAATATAGCGTTTTG GTTTGTGTCGCTTAGTCCCTGTCGGGTGTTCAGCCTCATCTCCATGTGTGTGGTTCTCTTAGTGATGATACAGCTAATGAAAGATGTGGCACTTTCCAGATCCAGAG GAGCCTCTCTATGGAGGAGTATGACAAGCAG CTGGGAGGTCATTGATTCTGTCCAGGAGGGCAAGTCTGGATCAGGATTTCCATTCACAGACTTCTGGATGAGCCTCAAGCTCTTCATTGAGGAGACTTCCTCTTTTAAGCAACAGAGTCCAGGCAAG TTCTGTCTGCTGGTGTGCAGTATGTGTTCTTTTTTGGCAATACTTGGACGTTACATTCCAGGGGTTGTTATTTCATACATCTTAG TGCTGGGCATTTTTCTCTGGCCTTTGCTGTCATCACATGAGTTTGGGATGTGGCTGGAACCAGTTCTGCAGAAACTGGACTTTGGAGTGGGCAAGTTTCTTCAGAAAATAAAAGAGAATCATG AGAAAAGGATACTCCAGTCTCAAGCCAAGAGAGAGAGCATTGAAGCAGATCTGTCTGCACTTTTCCCCATG ATGGACTCTACCATGTGCAAAGAGCTGTCTATATCAGACACAGAGGTCTCTGAAATAACATGGACAGACAATGGCACCTTTAACCTTTCAGAGGGACACACACCTCAGACAGAAAACTCTGAAG ACTCAGACCGGCGAAGTGATGAGGAGGTCTTCACAGGTGGATTACCGGAGTTTCCCTCCTTGGAAAATGGCTTGGGTACAAATGGAGATGACGATGAAGACCTGAGCATTGGTATGCCCACCCCACCAGCCCATCCCAGCAGGGTCGGGTCCACACAGTCAGACGAGGAACCAGCTGCCCAGGCCCTGGAGGTTGTGCAGAGGCTGGCTGGAGATGTAATCACGGCAGCAGTAACCGCGGCCATGCAGGAACGCCTGGAGGCAGTGGTAGCACCAGCGCTGGTCCAGGCCCTGGCCGAGGAATCGGACAGCGAGGCGGAGGACTTTGAGTTGTTGGACCAGTCAGAGCTGGAACAGCTGGAAGGCGAGTTGGGGCTGGACCGGGCGAGCCGTGCAGAAACGTCTAAAGCTAGCAAACCTTCTTCAGGCTTTCTGTCCAAACTACTGGGGCACCACTGA